Proteins from a single region of Leptospira brenneri:
- a CDS encoding transmembrane 220 family protein, with translation MKLFRILCIPLFLYFAYLQLNDPDPYLWFPIYAAVAVIAFAGLFRKVPNFVGQILIPVYLVLAVYYATQTPYWGMEVEEVRECLGLLIASGALVLLVFKK, from the coding sequence ATGAAACTCTTTCGAATTCTTTGTATCCCGCTCTTCCTTTACTTTGCCTATTTGCAATTGAATGACCCGGACCCCTACCTTTGGTTCCCGATTTATGCAGCCGTTGCCGTCATTGCCTTCGCCGGTTTGTTTCGCAAAGTTCCCAATTTTGTAGGACAGATCCTCATTCCCGTTTATTTGGTTTTAGCAGTGTATTACGCCACCCAAACTCCCTATTGGGGAATGGAAGTAGAAGAAGTAAGAGAATGTTTGGGGCTTCTCATTGCAAGTGGCGCACTGGTTCTATTGGTATTTAAAAAATAA
- the sufB gene encoding Fe-S cluster assembly protein SufB produces MESTASLDKAPLEFYKPDNFPKGLTRKVVESISHIKNEPSWLAEFRLKAFEVYEQKPMPTWGFIPQFHINIDDYVHYVGSNQKKKKSWDEVDPEILRSFEKLGIPEHERKYLAGIETMNDSETIYANVKKELTDLGIIFCDIDTAIREYPELVREYLGTVVTIGDNKFSALNSAVFSGGSFAYIPKGVKTPMPLQAYFKVTAASSGQYERTLLIADEGAHLEYSEGCTSVQDKGTNFHTAVVELVAKKNSKIFYTTIQNWKKNMYNWTVKRGICEEAAHITWTDCNIGANTIKYPGIILKGDHSTGDVLSLAFAGSGQVQDTGARIIHVGKNTRSNILAKGVALDGGINSYRGLVKFDPSSKGSYSHIKCDGLMMDNRSQSHAYPYNDVSGEEGTLNYEATVSKIDDDQLFYLQSRGMNEDDAKLLIINGFCEGVTKHLDVEYSVEMTKLIKMILEDGKVIAET; encoded by the coding sequence ATGGAATCAACAGCCAGTTTAGATAAGGCACCTTTAGAATTTTACAAACCTGATAATTTTCCAAAGGGACTCACTCGTAAAGTTGTTGAATCAATCTCCCATATTAAAAACGAACCAAGTTGGCTCGCTGAATTTCGTTTGAAGGCTTTCGAAGTTTATGAACAGAAACCTATGCCGACTTGGGGGTTCATCCCGCAATTTCATATCAATATCGATGACTATGTGCATTACGTAGGTTCCAACCAAAAGAAGAAAAAATCTTGGGACGAAGTGGATCCAGAAATCTTACGTAGTTTTGAAAAATTAGGAATTCCGGAACACGAAAGGAAGTACTTAGCCGGAATCGAAACCATGAACGATTCCGAAACCATTTATGCCAATGTCAAAAAAGAACTCACAGACCTTGGAATCATTTTCTGTGATATCGATACTGCTATTAGAGAATATCCGGAACTCGTTCGTGAGTATTTGGGAACTGTTGTTACCATTGGTGATAATAAATTTTCTGCACTGAACTCAGCAGTGTTTAGTGGTGGTTCGTTCGCTTACATTCCTAAAGGAGTCAAAACTCCTATGCCTCTTCAGGCTTATTTTAAAGTAACGGCTGCTAGTTCCGGACAATATGAACGAACACTCCTCATTGCCGATGAGGGAGCGCATTTAGAATACAGCGAAGGTTGTACATCTGTCCAAGACAAAGGAACCAACTTTCACACTGCGGTTGTGGAGCTTGTTGCCAAAAAGAATTCGAAAATATTTTATACCACCATCCAAAACTGGAAAAAGAATATGTACAACTGGACCGTGAAACGTGGGATCTGCGAAGAAGCGGCTCATATCACTTGGACTGATTGTAATATTGGTGCCAATACCATCAAATACCCAGGGATCATCTTAAAAGGGGATCATTCTACGGGAGATGTTCTTTCCTTAGCATTTGCGGGAAGTGGACAAGTGCAAGACACGGGGGCTCGGATCATCCATGTAGGAAAAAATACAAGATCCAATATCTTAGCAAAAGGTGTGGCTCTTGATGGAGGAATTAACTCTTACCGTGGTCTTGTGAAGTTTGACCCATCTAGCAAAGGATCTTATAGTCATATCAAATGTGATGGACTGATGATGGACAACCGTTCTCAGTCCCATGCTTATCCTTATAACGATGTTTCTGGGGAAGAGGGAACTCTGAACTACGAAGCCACTGTTTCTAAAATTGATGATGACCAGTTGTTTTATCTCCAATCTCGCGGGATGAATGAAGATGACGCCAAACTTCTCATCATCAATGGATTTTGTGAAGGTGTGACCAAACATTTGGATGTGGAATATTCTGTGGAAATGACAAAACTCATCAAAATGATTTTGGAAGACGGCAAAGTGATTGCCGAAACATAA